One window of Sphingomonas sp. KC8 genomic DNA carries:
- the kdpF gene encoding K(+)-transporting ATPase subunit F: MALDLMLAAIVAAGLLLYLVAVLVRPERF, from the coding sequence ATGGCACTTGATCTCATGCTCGCCGCGATCGTCGCTGCAGGGCTGCTTCTTTACCTCGTGGCCGTGCTCGTCCGGCCCGAACGCTTCTGA